A genomic segment from Nitrosopumilus sp. K4 encodes:
- a CDS encoding HAD family phosphatase, translating into MSEIKCILFDIGGVLVDWHMSWITSEVSKRFKIKESLINEGFTNYLHELDSGYIDENTFWRKIADYIGSESLRNNTESLWSTYFSKNAKPNHSIINIAKDLQTNSYTMGIISNIEKITHKIVNDWNVLEPFEHYFMSYQIGFSKPNPKIYEHVLERLPFKPNEVFFIDDKQSNVDAARKFGLKSVLFEDDVLLKKSLDEYGIKV; encoded by the coding sequence ATGTCTGAGATAAAATGTATCTTGTTTGATATTGGTGGCGTTTTAGTTGATTGGCACATGTCCTGGATCACTTCAGAGGTATCAAAGCGATTTAAAATTAAAGAATCTCTGATTAATGAAGGCTTTACAAATTATCTTCATGAATTGGATTCTGGATATATTGATGAAAATACCTTTTGGAGAAAAATTGCAGATTACATCGGATCTGAATCACTTAGAAACAATACTGAATCCTTGTGGAGTACCTACTTTAGCAAAAACGCAAAACCAAATCATAGTATCATAAACATTGCAAAAGATCTTCAGACAAACTCTTACACTATGGGAATTATCTCAAACATTGAAAAGATAACACACAAAATTGTTAATGACTGGAATGTTTTGGAACCTTTTGAACACTATTTCATGTCTTATCAAATTGGATTCTCAAAACCAAATCCAAAAATCTACGAACATGTGTTAGAGAGACTTCCGTTTAAGCCCAATGAGGTGTTTTTCATTGATGATAAGCAATCAAATGTTGACGCTGCAAGAAAATTTGGATTAAAATCTGTGCTTTTTGAAGATGATGTCCTATTGAAAAAATCCCTCGATGAATATGGAATCAAAGTGTAA
- the radA gene encoding DNA repair and recombination protein RadA, producing the protein MVEDLRLDSLEGVGPVTTRKLSDAGVHNVMDLIVRGPVEIAEITGMEKDTAEKIVNKARQHLVDGGLLAKNFVNASEIYKHRQSIGKITTGTNCLDTLFDGGLETQALTEVYGEFGCGKTQFAHTMSVMVQKPKEEGGLEGSVLYIDTENTFRPERIVSIAQAHGMDPEKVLDNIIVARAYNSAHQTLILEESGPVIEENNVKLIVADSAVGLFRSEYLGRGTLSNRQQKLNHFVHLLSRIAETYNCAAIATNQVMASPDVFFGDPTRPIGGNVVAHTSTYRIYFKKSGKKRIARMVDSPHHPEEEVIFALGEAGVMDPEEAEKKTKKITKKATTKKTKEPELETEVEVPSETDTETKVETKTETADSDTTVESTPEEPVDESEPVEE; encoded by the coding sequence ATGGTTGAAGATTTAAGATTAGATAGTTTAGAGGGCGTAGGTCCTGTAACTACTAGGAAGTTATCTGATGCAGGTGTCCACAACGTAATGGATCTCATAGTTAGAGGTCCTGTTGAAATTGCAGAAATAACTGGAATGGAAAAAGACACCGCAGAAAAAATTGTCAATAAAGCCCGACAGCATCTAGTTGATGGAGGATTGCTTGCAAAGAATTTTGTTAATGCAAGTGAGATTTACAAACATAGACAATCCATTGGTAAGATTACAACTGGTACCAATTGTCTTGATACTCTATTTGATGGTGGTCTTGAAACACAAGCCCTTACAGAAGTTTACGGTGAGTTTGGTTGTGGAAAAACACAATTTGCTCATACGATGTCAGTAATGGTTCAAAAACCAAAAGAAGAAGGTGGGTTAGAAGGCTCTGTGTTATACATTGATACTGAAAATACTTTCAGACCTGAAAGAATTGTATCTATTGCACAAGCACATGGAATGGATCCTGAAAAAGTTTTAGATAATATCATTGTTGCACGAGCATACAACAGTGCACACCAAACATTGATCCTTGAGGAATCTGGACCTGTAATAGAAGAAAACAACGTAAAACTGATTGTTGCAGACTCTGCAGTTGGACTTTTCCGTTCTGAATATCTTGGAAGAGGAACACTATCTAACAGACAACAAAAACTAAATCACTTTGTTCATCTGTTATCTAGAATTGCAGAAACATACAACTGTGCTGCAATTGCTACAAACCAAGTTATGGCATCTCCTGACGTCTTCTTTGGTGATCCTACACGTCCAATTGGTGGAAATGTTGTTGCACACACAAGTACATACCGAATCTACTTTAAGAAATCAGGCAAGAAAAGAATTGCAAGAATGGTTGATAGCCCTCATCATCCTGAAGAGGAGGTCATTTTTGCATTAGGTGAGGCTGGAGTAATGGATCCAGAAGAAGCTGAAAAGAAGACCAAAAAGATAACCAAAAAGGCAACTACAAAGAAGACAAAAGAACCTGAACTAGAAACTGAAGTTGAAGTACCATCAGAGACTGATACTGAAACCAAAGTTGAAACAAAAACAGAAACAGCTGACTCTGATACTACAGTTGAATCTACACCCGAAGAACCTGTAGATGAGTCAGAACCTGTAGAAGAATAA
- a CDS encoding 30S ribosomal protein S30e → MATHGSLTKAGKVRGQTPKVEGRKIVGTNSSLRNKSNFKKRFVLGRVPGQNKPGQRRKRR, encoded by the coding sequence ATGGCAACTCACGGTTCGCTTACTAAAGCAGGCAAAGTAAGAGGTCAAACACCAAAAGTTGAAGGAAGAAAAATTGTTGGTACTAACTCTAGCCTTAGAAATAAAAGCAATTTCAAAAAGAGATTCGTTCTTGGCAGAGTTCCAGGACAAAACAAGCCTGGACAACGTAGAAAGAGACGATAG